The DNA segment CATCAATAGAGATTGCGCCGCTGTTTTTTAAGAGTGTGTTGGTAAAATTATTGTCCTCTCCTTCTTTCACTTCAATATTTTTTTCTGTATCAAGATAACCTGCGAGCGTGAGTTTAAGTTTGTAGGTTCCGGGGTAAAGCCATAATCCTTTATTCGTTTCTCCTTTTTCTGAGTTGTCAATAAGAATCTTTGCTCCCGTTGGTGTGCTTTTTATTTGCACCGATGCGAGTTCCACTTCTTTCAGTGCGAACCGAAACAACGTATTGCTTGGAGAAACATCTATTGCTTGCTCGATTGTTTTAAAACCTTGTTTTTCAATTTTTATGGTATGTTTTCCCACGGCAACTTGCTGCGTGGGAGAAGAAGAAAGTTTTTTTCCGTCGAGTGTAACTTGTGCATCGCTTGGCTCCAGTAAAAGATTGAGCGATACGGTTGTTATCTCCTTCTCTCCCGTAACTTTCAACTGAAACGTTTTTCCGCTTTCAAATTTTATATCGTAGTCATACAAAATAATTTTCAACGGAACATAACCCTCTGCATACACTTCTACCACACGTTCATCGGGTTGCAAAAAAAGAAAATAGCGACC comes from the Ignavibacteria bacterium genome and includes:
- a CDS encoding PEGA domain-containing protein; translated protein: MKYIFLFLFSATILFAQNEMRVVGKGEYRPDELIDVSIKDANQRVCAGLIILSDLSGLTFQAYNGIVKVNKDPGRYFLFLQPDERVVEVYAEGYVPLKIILYDYDIKFESGKTFQLKVTGEKEITTVSLNLLLEPSDAQVTLDGKKLSSSPTQQVAVGKHTIKIEKQGFKTIEQAIDVSPSNTLFRFALKEVELASVQIKSTPTGAKILIDNSEKGETNKGLWLYPGTYKLKLTLAGYLDTEKNIEVKEGEDNNFTNTLLKNSGAISIDVTPNDAEIKLNDQTYNSGDVELKPGNYTLLVTKSGYLPHSENVEIKRGEKISRDITLTKNSGTISIDVTPNDAEIKLNDQTYNSGDVELKPGNYTLLVTKNGYLPHSENVEIK